Below is a window of Banduia mediterranea DNA.
ATTCCTTCTTGAATCGCGCACGGAAACTCTCCGGCGTGAAGCGATGGTTTTGCGTGCCGGGGCGTTCAATCTTCATTGCGCCCAGCAAGGAGGCAATGCGGCCGGTGGTCTCCCAGTCCTTGCCGTGGAGCAATCCGTACAGCAGGCCGGCGCGATAGGCATCGCCGCAGCCGGTGGGGTCGGCCAGCGACTCGGCCTTGGCGCACGGCACTTCGATGAGCTTGCCCTTGTTGTGGATCATCGAGCCCTTGCCGCCGCGGGTCACGATCAGGGTGTCCACGCGCTGCGCCATTTCAGCAAGGCTGAGCCCGGTGCGCGACATGAACATCTCGGCTTCGTAGTCGTTGACGGCACAATAGGTCGCAAGGTCAAGGAAATGCGTGAGTTCCTCGGAATCGAACAGCGGCATGCCCTGCCCGGGATCGAACAGGAACGGTACACCGGCGTCCGCGAATTGCTGGGCGTGCAGCAACATGCCCTGGCGCCCGTCCGGTGAGACGGTGCCCAATTTCACGCCTTGCGTCGACAGGCTCTGCGCATGCGACTGGGACATCGCGCCGGGGTGAAACGCCCAGATCTGGTTGTCGTCGAGATCGGTCACGACATGGCCATGCGCGGTCAGCGTGCCGGGCATTTCCTTGACGAACTCACGCGGCACGCCGTGCTTGTCCATCCACTCGGCGTAGTTGGCGAAATCCTCGCCAACCGTGGCGACCGGTGTACCCACACCCCCAAGCAGCTGCAGGTTGTAGGCGATATTGCCGGCGCAGCCGCCGAACTCGCGGCGCATCTGTGGAACCAGGAACGACACGTTCAACATATGCACCTTGTCCGGAAGAATTTCGTTCTTGAAATGGCCCGGATAAACCATGATCGTGTCATAGGCGACGGAGCCGCAGATCAGTACCGACATCGTTTCCCTTCCTCTTCTGTCCGTTGTGTCATCGGCGCCAGCTCTACCAGCCGTCGCTGCGTGAATTGAAGATCCGCCCCGATCAGGCGGCCGGCTGCCAGCGCAGGTCGAGTTGGCGTGCGGCACGCACGTCGTCCAGGCGCCGCACCGGCATCGTGTACGGCGCGCCCTTGAGCTTGGTGATGTCGGCCTTGGCCTCGTCCCAGATCGCGACCATGGCGTCGACGAAGGCGTCCAGCGATTCCTTGTCCTCGCTCTCGGTCGGCTCGATCAGCAGGCATTCCGGAACCAGCAGCGGGAAATAGATCGTGGGTGCGTGGAATCCGTAGTCGAGCAGGCGCTTGGCGACGTCGGTCGCGGTGAGATCGAGCGCCTGCTTCTGCTTCTTGAGCGTGATGATGAACTCGTGCGAGGCGCGACGCGTCGGAAATGCCAGATCGAAGCCTTTCTCGCGCAGCCGTGCCTGCATGTAGTTGGCGTTGAGCGCCGCGAATTCGGCCACGCGGTGCATGCCCTCGCGCCCCAGCAGGCGCGCGTAGATGTAGGCGCGCAGCAGCACCCCGGCATTGCCCATGAACGCAGACAGGCGGCCGATCGACTGCGGCAGGTCGTTCTCGTCGAGCCAGCGATAGCGCCCGTCATCGCAACGACCGACGACAGGAATCGGCATGAACGGCAACAGGCGCTTGGACACACCGACCGCGCCGGCGCCCGGCCCGCCACCGCCATGCGGCGTGGAGAAGGTCTTGTGCAGGTTCATGTGGATCACGTCGAAGCCCATGTCGCCGGGCCGCACCTTGCCGAGGATCGCGTTGAGGTTGGCGCCGTCGTAGTACAGCAGGCCACCGGCCTCGTGCACGAGTCTGGCGATCTCCTTGATGCGGCGCTCGAACACACCCAGCGTCGAGGGATTGGTCAGCATGATGCCGGCCGTCTGCGGACCGACGGCGGCCGTCAGCGCGTCAAAGTCCACGTCGCCGTCGTCGGTGGTCGGGATCTCGCGCACCTTGAGGCCGAGCATCGTCGCCGTCGCCGGATTGGTGCCGTGCGCGGCATCCGGCACCAGTATTTCGCTGCGCGCGGTATCGCCGCGTGAGCGGTGATAGGCACGGATCATCGCCACCCCGGCGAACTCGCCCTGGGCGCCGGCCATCGGTGTCAGCGACACACCGGCCATGCCGGTCACGTCCTTGAGGATTTCCTGCAGATCGTACATGCAGCCCAGAAAACCCTGCGAATGCGAAACCGGCGCCAATGGGTGCCGGTGCAGGAACTCCGGCAGCATCGCCAGGGTGTTGCAGGCGCGCGGGTTGTACTTCATGGTGCACGAACCCAGCGGATAGAAATGAGTGTCGATGCTGAAGTTGAGCTGAGACAGGCGCGTGTAGTGGCGCACCGCCTGCAATTCGGAGACCTCCGGCAAAGCAGGCGGCTTTCGGCGCCGCAGTGCTTCGGGAATACCGGAGACGTCGACTGCGGCCTGCGGTCGCTGCGCGTAGGCGCCGCGGCCGGGACGGGAGACTTCGAAGATCAGCTTTTCGCTCATGGGCTTTCTTGGAAGCTGCGGGCTCAGACCAGGGCGGCCAGGGCGGTGTCGTAGTCGGGCTCGTTGCCGATCTCCGGCACCAGTTCGGAGTAGACGATCCTGTTGTCGGCATCCAGCACGATTACCGCGCGCGCTGTGAGTCCGGCCATCGGCCCGGTTTCGATCAGCAGACCGTAGTCCTTGCCGAACTGGCGGCCGCGCATCAGCGACAGCATGGTGACATTGGCGATGCCTTCGGCGCCGCAGAAACGCTTCTGCGCAAACGGCAGATCGGCGGAGACGCACAGCACGGCCGCACCGTCGATCGCCGCGGCACGCTCATTGAACTTGCGCACGGACATCGCGCAGGTCGGCGTATCGATCGACGGAAAGATGTTCAGCAGCTTCTTCCTGCCGGCAAAATCATGCAGCGTCACGTCGGCCAGATCGAGGCCGACCAACCGCAGTCCGGGCGCGTCGCTGCCCACCGGCAGCATCTCGCCGAAGACCTGAATCTCCTGGCCTCTAAGGGTTACGGTGCTCATCGTCTGTACTCCTTGTAAACGTGGGTACAAATGTTCATTGAAGGGTCGCCGACAACGCGTCGGCGTACTGCTTGATGTCCTGCTCCGTCTTGGTTTCGGTTGCGCAGACCAGCAGCGCGTTGCCCAGTTCCGGATAGTGCCGGTTCAGGTCGAAACCGCCGACGATGCCCAGATTCGCGAGCTTCTCCAGCACCGGCGCCACCGGCTGGTTCAGGCGAATCACGCATTCGTGGAAACCGGCCGGCGCGAACACCGCCTCGACGCCGTCGATTGCACACAAGGCCTGACGCAGGGCCTGAAGATTGGCGGTGCTGGCGGATGCGGTGCGGGCCAGGCCCTCCGGACCGGTGATCGCCATGTAGATCGTGGCGGCCGTGACCAGCAGGCCCTGATTGGTGCAGATGTTGGACGTGGCCCTGGAGCGGCGGATGTGCTGTTCGCGCGCCTGCAAGGTGAGCGTGAAGCCAGGCTTGCCGTCCAGATCCACGGTGCGGCCGACGATACGGCCCGGCATCTGGCGCACGAAGGCCTGCTTGCTGCACATGAAACCGAAGTAGGGCCCGCCGGAGGACAGGGGCGCACCCAGCGGCTGGCCTTCACCGACCACGATGTCGGCACCGGTTTCGCCCCACTCGCCGGGCGGCTTGAGCAGCGCCAGTGAGGTCGGGTTGACCACCGCGACCACGAGCGCGCCCTGAACATGCGCCCAGTCGGTGATCGCGTCCACGTCTTCGTACTGCCCGAAGAAATTGGGCTGCGCGACGACCACGGCGGCGATGTCGGAACCCTCATGCGCCTTCAATGCCGACAGGTCCATGGCCCCGGTATCAGCCAGGTATCCGATGGCGATCTGCTCGATGTTCTGCGCATGCGTGATTGCGTAGGCCGTCTCGCGATAATAGGGATGCACCGATGCCGGCATCAGCACGCGCCCGGTACGGCTCTTGCCATTGGCGCGCATCGCCATCAGCAGGCCCTCGCCGAGCGCCGAGGCGCCGTCGTAGAGCGAGGCATTGGAGACATCCATGCCGGTCAGCGCCGTCATCATCGACTGGAACTCGTAGAGCACCTGCAGCGTGCCCTGACTGGCCTCGGCCTGATACGGGGTGTACGCCGAATAGAACTCGCCGCGCGTGGTGATCTCCCACACCGCGGCCGGAATATGGTGCTCATAGGCACCGGCACCGACGAAGTTCAGCGGCGCACCGTCGATCGCCGCTCGGCCATGCATCAGGCGCGCCACGGCCATTTCGGGCAGCGCGGACGGCACCTGCGTCAGGCCGACGGACTTGAGCTCCGCCGGAATCTCGTCGAACAGGGCATCCAGACTGCTGGCGCCGATCGCGCCGAGCATGCTGTTGATGTCGTCCTGGGTGTGCGGAATGAAGGGCATCGAATTTCAGTCACCGGATTGATGTCTCGCGCAAAGACGCGGAGACGCAAATTGTTTCCCGCTCGTCTTGGCGGCTTTGCGCGAGCAACAGCGCTCAGTCCTCCGACAGCACCTGCTCGTAGCCATCCGCATCCAGCAGATCGTCGACCTGATCGATGTTGTCGGGCTTGAGCTTGTACATCCAGCCTTCACCGTACGGATCCTGATTGAGAATTTCCGGGGCGTCGGCGAGGTTTTCGTTGATCTCGACCACTTCGCCGGACAGGGGCGCGTAAACGTCCGACGCAGCCTTGACCGATTCGACCACACCGCAGGCTTCCTCGGCGGCCAGCACGCGGCCGACCTCCGGCAGTTCCACGAATACCAGGTCACCCAGCGCTTCCTGCGCGTGGTCGGTGATGCCGATCAGCACGCTGCCGTCGTCCAGTGGCTTGACCCACTCGTGCGATGCGACGTACCGCAGATCCTCTGGAATATTGCTCATCTCACCAACTCCTCTTGAATGTCGATTTGGGGTTCAGGTGCAGCAGGTCATGGAGCCACACGGTAGTGCGGGACTCCTGCGAATTGCATGCCGAAGCGGTCGGCGCTCAAAGCTGCGACTGCCCGTGGCGCACGAAGTTCGGCTTGACCACGCGCAGCGGATGCCACTGGCCGCGGATTTCGACCTCGCAGTCACCCTCGGCTTCGCGCGGCACGCGCGCCAGGCCGATCGACAGCTTGAGGCTGGGCGCGAAGCCGCCGGAGCTGAGTTCGCCGGCGGCGCCGTTGCCGAACCGCACTTTCATGTGTCCGCGCAGCACGCCGCGCCCTTCCAGCACGACGCCGATCATCTTGCGCGGCGCCTTGCCGCGCAGCGGTTCGATCGCGCCCCGGCCGATGAAATCACGTTCCGCCGGTTCCCAGGCGACCGTCCAGGCGAGTCCGCATTCCAGCGGGTTCACCGATTCGTCCATGTCCTGCCCGTAGAGATTCATGCCGGCTTCGAGTCGCAGGGTGTCGCGCGCGCCGAGCCCGCAGGGACGCACGCCGGACATCGCCAGCGCTTCCCAGACCTCGACCAGCAAGTCGTGCGGCAGGATCAGCTCGTAACCGTCTTCGCCGGTGTAGCCGGTGCGGGCGACGAACCAGCTTTCATCCCAGGCAGCCTGGAACGGCCTGAGTTCTGCGACGGACGGCTGCAAGGCTTCGGGCATCAGCCGATCCGCCTTGGCGCGCGCGTTCGGACCCTGCACGGCCAGAATGCCCAGATCCTGCCGATGTCGGACCTCGACACCGAACGCGGCCGCATGGCTTCGAATCCAGGCCAGGTCCTTGTCGGTGGTGCCGGCGTTGACCACCAGGCGGAAGCGGTCCTCGGCCAGGAAGTAGCAGATCAGGTCATCGAGAATGCCGCCATCTTCGTGCAGCAGACAGCTGTACAAGGCCTTGCCGACAATTTGCAGCTTGGCGACGTCATTGGCCAGCAGCCGGCTCAGGAACTCACGGGTGCGTGGCCCGTGCAGATCCACGGCGGACATGTGGGCCACATCGAACATTCCGGCATCGGCGCGCACCGCGTGATGCTCTTCGAGTTGGGAACCGTAGTGAATCGGCATGTCCCAACCGGCGAAGTCGACGAGCCTGGCGCCGAGAGCCTGATGCTGGGCGTGCAGTGCGGTGGTCTTGAGCATGAAGGTTCCGTCGGGCACAGCAGTGGGCGAAAACGAGCAATGTCTCGCCGCCCCTCTGTCCGGGAACCTGAGAGTTCAGGCGACGAGTGCGTCACCTTACCCCTTCGGTGGACCTGTTCGGTCGCTCTCCAGAGTCGATCACCAGCCCGCGACGCAACCATCCCCCGTGCATCGCGGATCGGAAAGTGTCTGGTCCTTTTGCCTGAGCGATTCCGGGCGGATTTGCGCCTTCGGCGCCGCGGCGCGGCCTCGGCCGGTTCGCGGTCTCTCCCAAACACCTTTGATCGACCGGCATGGTAACCGGTCTGGCACGCTCCCGAAAGCGAGAGCGGTGTCACGGAACCGCCCGGAACCGCGGTCAGACTCCCCCAAGCAGGGGATTTTCCTCGACCGGTACGGCGCGCACAATCTGACGCCACGCGGTTCGCGAATCGCGAGTGACTGCCGATGCAAGCGGAAAATGGTCCCGGCAGCCGGTCGCGTGCGAAGCGGGCAAAGCGCCGGCGTCCGGCACCTGGGGAGACAACGAGACAATGTCAGTACACCCGTTCGCAGCGAGCCGCATGCTCGCCGCGCTGATTCTGCTTTCACCGGTCATCAGCCTCGCGCAGCAGACGCCCCCCACGCCGGGCAGCGTGACCGATACGCTCAAGCCCGCACCCAGAATCGAGCCGCTACCACCCGCCGCAGTGGACACGCCAGCACCGCAACCTCGCGCCGAAGTGCCGGCCGGTGGCCGCGAGATCACCGTGGAACGCTTCGTCTTCGAAGGCAATACCGCCTACGACGAGGCCACGCTGGACGCCCTGATCGCCGACTACCGGGCGCGGCCGGTAACGCTCTACGACCTCTACGAAGCGGCTGATCGCATCGCCGCGCACTACATCGGCCAGGGCTACACGCTGACCACGGTGGCGATTCCGGCACAGCGCGTGGATCGCGGTGAGGTGGTGTTCGAAGTCATCGAGGGTCGGGTCGGCCGCGTCCGCGCCGAAGGCACCACGCGCTATCAGGAAGCCCATCTGCGTCACTATCTGGACGAGGTCCATCCCGGCGAGCTGTATCGCACCGAGGATCTGGAGCGGGGGCTGCGCCAACTCAATGAGCTGCCGGGCCTGTCCGCGCGCGCCGTGGTCGAACCGGGTCAGGCCTACGGCAGCAGCGACATCGTGCTGCGTGCCGAGGAAACGCCGGTTCGCGGCGGCGTCTTCCTCGACAACCACGGCCGCGACAGCATCGGCGAATACCGCGCCACCGTGAATCTGGAGCTCAACAATCCGACCCGCACCGAAGATCAGTTGCGCCTGCTCTACCTGCAGTCCGAGGATGCACTGCTGCGCTACGGCTTCGTAGAATATTCCGTTCCGCTCAACTTCCGCGGGCCGCGCCTGGCGGTGTCCTACGGCCAATCCGACTTCGAGGTCGGCGACGGTCCGTTCGAAGGCCTGGTCGAAGGCACCAACCGCGACGGCCGCGTAGCCCTGAACTGGCCGCTGATCATCACGCGCAACGAGCGCCTGGTGCTGTCACCGGCGGTGCGCCGCACGGTGGCCGACACCGACCAGTTCGGCCTCGTGGAACGCGGTACGCGCATCACCCTGCTGGACTTCGGCGCGAGCTACAGCCGCGCGTTCACGAACCGCTCGGTGATCCAGCTCAGCGGCAATCTTTCGAGCGATTTCGGCTCGCAGTCGCGTGAGGATCTGAGCGCGCCGGACAGCGTCGGTACCGAACAGAAGCTGCGCGCCGAAGTCGATCTGCAACAGCTGAGTCCACTTTGGCGGGAAATCTTCGTATATACGAGGGCGGCCGCGGTGTGGTCGCCCGACCCGCTGGTCGACACCGAGCAGTTTTCGCTGGGCGGCCCCAACAGCGTACGCGGCTACCCAGCCGCGGAAGTGCGCGGCGATCGCGGATACATGGCGACGCTCGGCCTGAACCGCAGCTTCGGCTTCGGGCCGGTCACGCTGGACGGCCGCGTCTTTGTCGACGCCGGCAGCGTCTATGTGATCGACGCGCCGGACGGCACGGATTCGAAGGTCTCGATCGCCAGTATCGGCATCGGCGGCGACCTGAGCCTGCCGGCCGGTTTCGGGCTGCGCCTGGATCTGGCTTTCCCCTTCGGTGACCGCCGCGACACGATCAGCGACGGAAACGACGACGGCCGCCTCTACGGCACCGTCTCCTATCGCTTCTGAGGTCCGAGCCATGGTTTCAGCCAATTTTCCGCGTCTGTCCCTGACCCCGATCGCGCGCGCACTGCGCCAGCGCGGCGCCTGGCTCGGCGCCGCCAGTCTGGCCGTTCCGTCGCTGGCAATGGCGGGCCCGAGCGGCGGCCAGGTGGTCGGCGGACATGCCGGGATCAACACGCCCAACGGCACCACCACCACGATCGACCAGTCCACGCATTCGGCCGTGATCAACTGGCAGACCTTCTCGATCGGCAGCGAGGAGTACGTGGTCTTCAACCAGCCGTCCTCGTCCTCGGTGGCGTTGAACCGGGTGCTCGGCGGCACGCCGTCCGAAATCTTCGGACACCTGCTGGCGAACGGGCGCGTGTTTCTGGTCAACCCGTCCGGCGTGCTGTTCGCGCCGGGCGCAGAGCTGAACGTGGGGGGCCTGGTGGCCACCACCATGAGCATCTCGGACGAAGATTTCATGGCCGGCCGCTACGTCTTCACCGAAGGCGGCGACGGCGAGGTGGCCAATGCCGGCTCGATTCACGCGGGCGACAACGGCTTCGTGGTGCTGGCCGGCGACCATGTTGGAAATGCCGGCCTGATCCAGGCCCGGCTCGGCGAAGTGGTGCTGGCCTCCGGCAGCGCGATGACACTGGACCTGAGCGGTGACGGCCTGGTCGGCTTTTCGGTCGATGCGGCGACGGTCTCGGAGCTGGCCGGCGTGGAGAATCTCGGTCGCATCACCGCCGACGGCGGCAGCGTGCTGATGACCGCGGCGGTCGCGCGCGGTCTTCTCGGCACCGTGGTCAACAACGAAGGCCTGGTCCGCGCGCAGTCGATCGAGGCAGGCGCCGACGGTTCGATCCTGCTGTCCGCCAGCGGCGGCAACATTTCGCAGTCCGGCACCCTGGACGCCTCGGCGACCGGCAGCGCTAGCGCCGGCAGCATTCACCTGCGCACCGATGGGGACATCGAGCTGGCAGCCGGTTCACGCACCGTCGCACGCGGTGGCACCAACGGCACGGGCGGCGAAATCCGCACGATCGCCGACGGCGATCTCTACAGCGCCGGCAGCGCGCGGCTGGACGTGCGCGGTGGCACTACCGGCGGCCTGGTCGAACTGTCCGGTCATCACGGCATCACGATTCGCGGCAGCCAGCAGATCGGCCTGGGCGGGCGACTGCTGATCGATCCCAGCGAAATCAGCATCGGCGCCAGCGGCGGCCAGGGCTGCGAGTTCGACTACTGCTACGAACTGCTAGAAGACGTGCTGGTCCAGGGCGCGGACGTGGACCTGGTCGCGCAGGACCTGATTTCCTTCTACGCCACCGCCGACGGCCACT
It encodes the following:
- a CDS encoding carbohydrate kinase family protein, with amino-acid sequence MSVLICGSVAYDTIMVYPGHFKNEILPDKVHMLNVSFLVPQMRREFGGCAGNIAYNLQLLGGVGTPVATVGEDFANYAEWMDKHGVPREFVKEMPGTLTAHGHVVTDLDDNQIWAFHPGAMSQSHAQSLSTQGVKLGTVSPDGRQGMLLHAQQFADAGVPFLFDPGQGMPLFDSEELTHFLDLATYCAVNDYEAEMFMSRTGLSLAEMAQRVDTLIVTRGGKGSMIHNKGKLIEVPCAKAESLADPTGCGDAYRAGLLYGLLHGKDWETTGRIASLLGAMKIERPGTQNHRFTPESFRARFKKEFRYDLS
- the gcvPB gene encoding aminomethyl-transferring glycine dehydrogenase subunit GcvPB, with the translated sequence MSEKLIFEVSRPGRGAYAQRPQAAVDVSGIPEALRRRKPPALPEVSELQAVRHYTRLSQLNFSIDTHFYPLGSCTMKYNPRACNTLAMLPEFLHRHPLAPVSHSQGFLGCMYDLQEILKDVTGMAGVSLTPMAGAQGEFAGVAMIRAYHRSRGDTARSEILVPDAAHGTNPATATMLGLKVREIPTTDDGDVDFDALTAAVGPQTAGIMLTNPSTLGVFERRIKEIARLVHEAGGLLYYDGANLNAILGKVRPGDMGFDVIHMNLHKTFSTPHGGGGPGAGAVGVSKRLLPFMPIPVVGRCDDGRYRWLDENDLPQSIGRLSAFMGNAGVLLRAYIYARLLGREGMHRVAEFAALNANYMQARLREKGFDLAFPTRRASHEFIITLKKQKQALDLTATDVAKRLLDYGFHAPTIYFPLLVPECLLIEPTESEDKESLDAFVDAMVAIWDEAKADITKLKGAPYTMPVRRLDDVRAARQLDLRWQPAA
- the tpx gene encoding thiol peroxidase yields the protein MSTVTLRGQEIQVFGEMLPVGSDAPGLRLVGLDLADVTLHDFAGRKKLLNIFPSIDTPTCAMSVRKFNERAAAIDGAAVLCVSADLPFAQKRFCGAEGIANVTMLSLMRGRQFGKDYGLLIETGPMAGLTARAVIVLDADNRIVYSELVPEIGNEPDYDTALAALV
- the gcvPA gene encoding aminomethyl-transferring glycine dehydrogenase subunit GcvPA → MPFIPHTQDDINSMLGAIGASSLDALFDEIPAELKSVGLTQVPSALPEMAVARLMHGRAAIDGAPLNFVGAGAYEHHIPAAVWEITTRGEFYSAYTPYQAEASQGTLQVLYEFQSMMTALTGMDVSNASLYDGASALGEGLLMAMRANGKSRTGRVLMPASVHPYYRETAYAITHAQNIEQIAIGYLADTGAMDLSALKAHEGSDIAAVVVAQPNFFGQYEDVDAITDWAHVQGALVVAVVNPTSLALLKPPGEWGETGADIVVGEGQPLGAPLSSGGPYFGFMCSKQAFVRQMPGRIVGRTVDLDGKPGFTLTLQAREQHIRRSRATSNICTNQGLLVTAATIYMAITGPEGLARTASASTANLQALRQALCAIDGVEAVFAPAGFHECVIRLNQPVAPVLEKLANLGIVGGFDLNRHYPELGNALLVCATETKTEQDIKQYADALSATLQ
- the gcvH gene encoding glycine cleavage system protein GcvH encodes the protein MSNIPEDLRYVASHEWVKPLDDGSVLIGITDHAQEALGDLVFVELPEVGRVLAAEEACGVVESVKAASDVYAPLSGEVVEINENLADAPEILNQDPYGEGWMYKLKPDNIDQVDDLLDADGYEQVLSED
- the gcvT gene encoding glycine cleavage system aminomethyltransferase GcvT — encoded protein: MLKTTALHAQHQALGARLVDFAGWDMPIHYGSQLEEHHAVRADAGMFDVAHMSAVDLHGPRTREFLSRLLANDVAKLQIVGKALYSCLLHEDGGILDDLICYFLAEDRFRLVVNAGTTDKDLAWIRSHAAAFGVEVRHRQDLGILAVQGPNARAKADRLMPEALQPSVAELRPFQAAWDESWFVARTGYTGEDGYELILPHDLLVEVWEALAMSGVRPCGLGARDTLRLEAGMNLYGQDMDESVNPLECGLAWTVAWEPAERDFIGRGAIEPLRGKAPRKMIGVVLEGRGVLRGHMKVRFGNGAAGELSSGGFAPSLKLSIGLARVPREAEGDCEVEIRGQWHPLRVVKPNFVRHGQSQL
- a CDS encoding ShlB/FhaC/HecB family hemolysin secretion/activation protein, with translation MSVHPFAASRMLAALILLSPVISLAQQTPPTPGSVTDTLKPAPRIEPLPPAAVDTPAPQPRAEVPAGGREITVERFVFEGNTAYDEATLDALIADYRARPVTLYDLYEAADRIAAHYIGQGYTLTTVAIPAQRVDRGEVVFEVIEGRVGRVRAEGTTRYQEAHLRHYLDEVHPGELYRTEDLERGLRQLNELPGLSARAVVEPGQAYGSSDIVLRAEETPVRGGVFLDNHGRDSIGEYRATVNLELNNPTRTEDQLRLLYLQSEDALLRYGFVEYSVPLNFRGPRLAVSYGQSDFEVGDGPFEGLVEGTNRDGRVALNWPLIITRNERLVLSPAVRRTVADTDQFGLVERGTRITLLDFGASYSRAFTNRSVIQLSGNLSSDFGSQSREDLSAPDSVGTEQKLRAEVDLQQLSPLWREIFVYTRAAAVWSPDPLVDTEQFSLGGPNSVRGYPAAEVRGDRGYMATLGLNRSFGFGPVTLDGRVFVDAGSVYVIDAPDGTDSKVSIASIGIGGDLSLPAGFGLRLDLAFPFGDRRDTISDGNDDGRLYGTVSYRF